The following coding sequences lie in one Longimicrobium sp. genomic window:
- the lipA gene encoding lipoyl synthase, whose translation MSATTTPDVPARGYAPQGKDNGIVKSKGTVNLPAPTGGEAVPHRARKPEWLKVRAPGSPNYLRLKDLMRSQGLHTVCEEAHCPNIGECWESGTATFMILGDVCTRACKYCAVAHGLPTELDWDEPRRVADSVVTMGLEHAVITSVNRDELKDGGAAIYAECIRQIHERVPGCSVEVLIPDLKGNEDALRVVVEARPEILAHNIDTVERLAKALRPGARYWRSISFLGAVKRMNPAQLTKSAIILGMGETEDEIYQSMKDLREASVDILTLGQYLRPSEHHVPLDRWVHPDEFRRWKEIGERELGFGHVESGPLVRSSYHAKEQARTIDAGGPGSITQIVDADVDSDVQIDASEAALRAAMVRPPAPRLVQIGGL comes from the coding sequence ATGAGCGCCACCACCACGCCCGACGTTCCTGCCCGCGGCTACGCGCCCCAGGGCAAGGACAACGGCATCGTAAAGAGCAAGGGCACCGTCAACCTGCCGGCCCCCACGGGCGGCGAGGCGGTGCCGCACCGCGCCCGCAAGCCCGAGTGGCTGAAGGTGCGCGCGCCCGGCAGCCCCAACTACCTGCGCCTCAAGGACCTGATGCGCTCGCAGGGGCTGCACACGGTGTGCGAGGAGGCGCACTGCCCCAACATCGGCGAGTGCTGGGAAAGCGGCACCGCCACGTTCATGATCCTGGGCGACGTGTGCACCCGCGCCTGCAAGTACTGCGCGGTCGCCCACGGCCTGCCCACGGAGCTGGACTGGGACGAGCCGCGCCGCGTGGCGGATTCGGTGGTGACCATGGGGCTGGAGCACGCGGTGATCACCTCCGTCAACCGCGACGAGCTCAAAGACGGCGGCGCCGCCATCTACGCCGAGTGCATCCGGCAGATCCACGAGCGCGTTCCCGGCTGCTCGGTCGAGGTGCTGATCCCCGACCTCAAGGGCAACGAGGACGCGCTGCGGGTGGTGGTCGAGGCGCGCCCGGAGATCCTGGCGCACAACATCGACACCGTCGAGCGGCTGGCGAAGGCGCTTCGCCCCGGCGCGCGCTACTGGCGCAGCATCTCGTTCCTGGGCGCCGTCAAGCGGATGAACCCGGCGCAGCTCACCAAGAGCGCCATCATCCTGGGGATGGGCGAGACGGAAGACGAGATCTACCAGTCGATGAAGGACCTGCGCGAGGCCTCGGTCGACATCCTTACGCTGGGCCAGTACCTGCGCCCGTCGGAGCACCACGTGCCGCTGGACCGCTGGGTGCATCCCGACGAGTTCCGCCGCTGGAAGGAGATCGGCGAGCGCGAGCTGGGCTTCGGCCACGTAGAAAGCGGGCCGCTGGTGCGCTCGTCGTACCACGCCAAGGAGCAGGCGCGCACCATCGACGCGGGCGGCCCGGGAAGCATCACGCAGATCGTTGACGCCGACGTGGACTCCGACGTGCAGATCGACGCGTCCGAAGCCGCCCTGCGCGCCGCGATGGTCCGGCCCCCCGCGCCGCGCCTGGTGCAGATCGGCGGACTGTAG
- a CDS encoding homoserine dehydrogenase: MSTALKIATADVRIPSVARGPRVVRVALAGCGTVGGDLVRLLNQGAAEIRARHGLRFELVRVLVAHGERPRPGELDRALLTTDVDTFLATEADLVVEAIGGSDPALRIARATLAAGRRLVTANKALIAAHGPELAELARTHRGRLDFESAVMGGVPVIRVLREPLSLTGIRSIRGILNGTTNYILSRLEDGWTFPAALAEAQARGFAEADPSRDLSGEDAADKVRILAWLAFGADPARLDVRRRGLGDGAERLAHAARALGGVVRLVAETARLPEGVVASVEPVLVGTASELGRTRDEENAVVIESEWNGRVRLSGLGAGGAPTASALLGDMVRATVRHRAPADGGTPSIPDRRPHAWVIAVERGQLPEAALRATLDRVEVEVDRIVRGKGVSVMGTHPTPWPRIGLAVRALEGQGLAPAVLRVAE; this comes from the coding sequence ATGAGCACTGCACTGAAGATCGCGACCGCCGACGTCCGCATCCCCTCCGTCGCCCGCGGCCCGCGGGTGGTCCGCGTAGCGCTCGCGGGATGCGGAACCGTAGGCGGCGACCTCGTACGCCTGCTGAACCAGGGCGCCGCCGAGATCCGCGCGCGGCACGGCCTGCGCTTCGAACTCGTCCGCGTGCTCGTGGCGCACGGCGAGCGCCCGCGCCCCGGCGAGCTGGACCGCGCGCTGCTGACGACGGACGTGGATACCTTTCTCGCCACGGAAGCGGACCTCGTGGTGGAGGCCATCGGCGGCTCTGACCCGGCGCTCCGCATCGCGCGGGCGACGCTGGCGGCGGGGCGGCGGCTGGTGACGGCCAACAAGGCGCTGATCGCGGCGCACGGGCCGGAACTGGCTGAACTGGCGCGCACCCACCGCGGGCGGCTGGACTTCGAGAGCGCGGTGATGGGCGGCGTTCCCGTGATCCGCGTCCTGCGCGAGCCCCTGTCGCTGACGGGCATCCGGTCGATCCGCGGCATCCTGAACGGAACCACCAACTACATCCTCAGCCGGCTGGAGGATGGATGGACCTTTCCCGCCGCCCTCGCGGAGGCGCAGGCGCGCGGCTTCGCCGAGGCGGACCCGTCGCGCGACCTGAGTGGCGAGGATGCGGCCGACAAGGTGCGCATCCTGGCGTGGCTCGCCTTCGGCGCCGATCCCGCGCGGCTCGACGTGCGGCGACGCGGCTTGGGCGACGGCGCCGAGCGGCTGGCCCACGCCGCTCGCGCGCTGGGTGGCGTTGTGCGGCTGGTGGCGGAGACTGCGCGGCTTCCGGAGGGCGTGGTGGCGAGCGTGGAGCCGGTGCTCGTCGGCACCGCCTCAGAGCTGGGCCGCACGCGCGACGAGGAGAACGCGGTGGTGATCGAGAGCGAGTGGAACGGGCGGGTGCGGCTCTCCGGCCTCGGCGCGGGCGGCGCGCCGACCGCGTCGGCACTGCTGGGCGACATGGTGCGCGCCACGGTCCGCCACCGCGCGCCCGCGGACGGGGGAACGCCGTCCATCCCCGACCGCCGTCCGCACGCCTGGGTCATCGCGGTGGAGCGAGGCCAACTCCCCGAAGCCGCGCTCCGGGCGACGCTGGACCGCGTGGAGGTAGAGGTGGACCGCATCGTCCGCGGCAAGGGCGTGAGCGTCATGGGGACGCATCCCACGCCGTGGCCGCGCATCGGGCTGGCGGTGCGGGCGCTGGAGGGGCAGGGGCTGGCCCCGGCGGTGCTGCGGGTCGCGGAGTAG
- a CDS encoding O-acetylhomoserine aminocarboxypropyltransferase/cysteine synthase family protein yields the protein MSIIAEAERKLGLGTRTVQSGQESADSATNARAVPIYATTSYVFNSPDHAASLFGLKEFGNIYTRIMNPTSDVFERRIAELEGGVAAVATSSGQSAQTLALLNLAQAGESIVASSALYGGTFTLLKYTLGRLGITTRFVDGNDPQAFAAAIDETTKAVYVETIGNPKLEVPDFRAIADVAHAAGVPLVVDNTFGTPFLSRPIEHGADIVVHSATKWIGGHGTAIGGVVVDGGTFDWGASERFRNFYVDPEPAYHGLSFAPTFGNIAFAIRLRVLLLRDIGAAVSPFNSFLFLQGLETLHLRIQRHSENALAVARFLEGHPAVSWVSYPGLESHPTHQTAKRYLSGGFGGVLTFGVLGGEDAAKKVIEEVKLFSLVANVGDAKSLIIHPWSTTHEQLEPAEREAAGVTADLVRLSVGIEDAVDLLADLDAALRAAVGL from the coding sequence ATGAGCATCATCGCCGAAGCCGAACGCAAGCTGGGCCTGGGCACACGCACCGTGCAGTCCGGGCAGGAGAGCGCCGATTCCGCCACGAATGCGCGGGCAGTGCCCATCTACGCCACCACGTCGTACGTGTTCAACAGTCCCGACCACGCGGCCAGCCTGTTCGGGCTCAAGGAGTTCGGGAACATCTACACCCGCATCATGAACCCCACGTCGGACGTGTTCGAGCGGCGGATCGCCGAGCTGGAGGGCGGGGTGGCGGCTGTCGCGACCAGCAGCGGGCAGAGCGCGCAGACGCTGGCGCTGCTGAACCTGGCGCAGGCGGGAGAGAGCATCGTCGCGTCGTCCGCGCTGTACGGCGGCACCTTCACCCTGCTCAAGTACACGCTGGGCCGGCTGGGCATCACCACGCGCTTCGTGGACGGCAACGATCCCCAGGCGTTCGCCGCCGCCATCGACGAGACCACCAAGGCCGTGTACGTGGAAACCATCGGCAACCCCAAGCTGGAGGTGCCCGACTTCCGCGCCATCGCCGACGTGGCGCACGCGGCCGGGGTGCCGCTGGTGGTCGACAACACCTTCGGCACGCCGTTCCTCAGCCGCCCCATCGAGCACGGGGCCGATATCGTCGTCCACTCGGCCACCAAGTGGATCGGCGGGCACGGCACGGCCATCGGCGGCGTGGTCGTCGACGGGGGCACGTTCGACTGGGGCGCGTCGGAGCGCTTCCGCAACTTCTACGTCGATCCCGAGCCGGCGTACCACGGCCTGTCGTTCGCGCCCACCTTCGGCAACATCGCGTTCGCCATCCGTCTGCGGGTGCTGCTGCTGCGCGACATCGGCGCGGCGGTCTCGCCCTTCAACTCCTTCCTCTTCCTGCAGGGGCTGGAGACGCTTCACCTGCGCATTCAGCGGCACAGCGAGAACGCGCTGGCGGTCGCGCGCTTCCTGGAGGGCCACCCGGCCGTGAGCTGGGTGAGCTACCCGGGTCTGGAGAGCCACCCCACGCACCAGACGGCGAAGCGTTACCTGAGTGGCGGATTCGGTGGGGTGCTCACCTTCGGCGTACTGGGTGGGGAAGATGCCGCGAAGAAGGTGATCGAGGAGGTGAAGCTCTTTTCCCTGGTCGCCAACGTGGGCGATGCCAAGAGCCTGATCATCCACCCGTGGAGCACCACGCACGAGCAGCTGGAGCCGGCGGAGCGCGAGGCGGCCGGCGTTACGGCCGATCTCGTCCGCCTCTCCGTGGGCATCGAGGACGCGGTGGACCTGCTGGCGGACCTGGACGCGGCGTTGCGCGCCGCGGTCGGGCTGTGA
- a CDS encoding homoserine O-acetyltransferase family protein, giving the protein MSRRELHVQRVPRFAVESGEVLHDVRQAYHLDGALNEERDNVVLVFHALTGSADAAGGWWTEVIGPGKPIDTNRHAVLCANLLGSCYGTAGPWEPGREDFPLVTTRDQARLVQLLVDELGITNVALAVGGSLGGMVAMEWAVQNPGLADAVVVLAAPAAHTASATAWNHIQRQAIEAAGERGVEIARMIGMMTYRTPGEQASRFGRRREVDGGWSIASYLEHHGRKLRDRFDPRSYVALTRAMDSHDVGHGRGGVAAALKSIQGRLIGVGIPGDVLYSDADVRSWVDAAGAEYREIRSLHGHDAFLLEPEQTAAILAEALEHAVHLVER; this is encoded by the coding sequence ATGAGCCGCCGCGAGCTGCACGTTCAGCGCGTCCCCCGGTTCGCGGTGGAGTCGGGTGAGGTGCTGCACGACGTTCGGCAGGCGTACCACCTGGACGGCGCGCTGAACGAGGAGCGCGACAACGTCGTCCTCGTCTTCCACGCGCTCACCGGGTCCGCGGACGCGGCGGGCGGATGGTGGACGGAGGTGATCGGCCCCGGCAAGCCGATCGATACCAACCGCCACGCCGTGCTCTGCGCCAACCTGCTGGGTTCGTGCTACGGCACCGCGGGCCCGTGGGAGCCGGGGCGCGAGGACTTTCCCCTCGTCACCACGCGCGACCAGGCCCGCCTCGTCCAGCTCCTGGTGGACGAACTGGGCATCACGAACGTCGCGCTGGCCGTGGGTGGATCGCTGGGCGGAATGGTGGCGATGGAGTGGGCCGTCCAGAACCCAGGGCTGGCGGATGCCGTCGTCGTGCTCGCGGCCCCAGCGGCGCACACCGCATCCGCCACCGCGTGGAACCACATCCAGCGGCAGGCGATCGAGGCCGCGGGGGAGCGCGGGGTGGAGATCGCCCGGATGATCGGGATGATGACCTACCGCACGCCCGGCGAGCAGGCGTCGCGGTTCGGGCGGCGGCGGGAGGTGGATGGTGGCTGGTCCATCGCCTCGTATCTGGAGCACCACGGTCGCAAGCTGCGCGACCGCTTCGACCCGCGCAGCTACGTCGCACTAACCAGGGCGATGGACAGCCACGACGTGGGCCACGGCCGGGGTGGCGTCGCGGCCGCACTGAAGTCCATCCAGGGCCGGCTGATCGGCGTCGGCATTCCCGGTGACGTGCTGTACAGCGATGCGGACGTGCGGAGCTGGGTCGATGCGGCCGGGGCAGAGTACCGGGAGATCCGCTCTCTCCATGGCCACGACGCGTTTCTGCTGGAGCCCGAACAGACGGCCGCCATCCTGGCCGAAGCGCTGGAACACGCCGTCCATCTCGTGGAGAGGTGA